A window of Mucilaginibacter robiniae genomic DNA:
TGCGCCTGCGTACCCTGTGCTTGGTTTATTACCTGCAAACTGCCGGCGGATTGAAAAACTTTGGCTTGGATGAGGATTTTCCAACCCCCGATCATCTGCCATCTATTCCTTACATGCGTGAGTACCGGCGTTCTACCGGGCGTGTGCGCATGGTGCTGGATGATATTTATACACCGTATAGCCGTAGTTCAAAACTATACCGTACTTCTATTGCCGTAGGTGATGCCTCACCGGGGCAGCACTTTGTAGATGCACGTGGACCTAAAACCAATTATCCACCTTTTCCGGCTTATTCGGTGCCTATGGGTGCTGTAGTGGTAAAAGGCTTCACAAATTTATTGGTTACTGAAAAATCAATATCCACTACGCATTTGGTAAATGCCAGTACGTTTTATCCTTCTGTGCAAATGGCCATAGGGCAAGGTGCCGGAACCATAGCAGCTTACTGTGCTTTTTATAAAACAACTACCGACCATCTCAACGTGCGAGCTATACAGGGCGAGCTGCTGGATTTTAAAGGTTACTTGCTCCCCTTTTCAGATGTGGCTTTAAATGATGCTAATTTCAGGGCTATACAGCAGGTAAGTGCTACAGGTTTGCTGCAAGGCATCCAGCACCCCGAAGGTAAAACCGCATCAGTACTGTTTAAGCCGGACACCCTGGTTTATACCGCCGAAATTAAACCCGTGCTGGATGAAATTTATACCCGTGGCTTTTTATGGTTTAATAAAGAAAAGCCCGGTGAGCAATTTACGGTAGGTAACTTATTATCTTTTATTAGCGAAATTACTTTAAGCGAACCTAAGCCTCTGCAAACTAACTTGGCTAAACAATGGCAAAGTATTTATCACTTCAAACAGCTTTTTGATTTAAATCGGCCGGTTACGCGTCGGGAATTTGCAGTATTGGCTAACAAGTATTTGAACCCTTTTGCCCGTACTATAGATTTGAGTGGGAAGCTGGTCAACTGAGATCGGGTTTAATGTGATAGAGTATGTAGTGATGAATAAATAATATTCATATCTTCAAGCTCAATCCCCCCTAACATGAAAAAATTATACTTATTAGCCTTACTGTTTGGCGCTGGTCAAGCTTGGGCGCAAACGGATGCTTTAAAGGCGCAAGTAGCTAAAAAAGCAGATGCTCTGCAACCGCAACTGGTAACCTGGCGGCGCGATATTCATGAACACCCTGAATTGGGTAACCATGAAACCCGCACAGCAGCTCTCATTGCAGCGCACTTGAAATCATTAGGCATAGAAGTACAAACCGGTGTGGCTAAAACTGGTGTAGTTGGAATATTAAAAGGTGGCAAGCCTGGCCCGGTAGTGGCTTTACGTGCCGATATGGATGCTTTGCCAGTGACCGAAAGGGTAGCTATCCCTTTTGCTTCGAAAGTAAAATCAACCTATAATGGTGCAGAAGTGGGCGTGATGCATGCCTGCGGTCATGATTCGCATGTGGCTATGCTGATGGGAACAGCTCAGGTACTATCGTCCATGAAAAGCGAACTGCATGGTACTGTTAAATTCATCTTCCAACCAGCTGAAGAAGGTGCGCCATTTGGTGAAGAAGGCGGTGCCGAACTGATGGTAAAAGAAGGCGTATTGGCAAACCCCAAAGTGGACGTGATTTTTGGTTTGCATATTAACGCACAAACTGAGGTGGGCAAAATTACTTACCGACCTGGCGGCACTATGGCAGCTGTAAACGATATGCAGATTGTGGTAAAAGGCCGCCAATCTCACGGCGCCTACCCTTGGATGAGTATTGACCCTATCGTGGTTTCGGCACAGATCATTAATAACTTGCAAACTATTGTGAGCCGCAACCTGAACTTAACTGAAAACGCCGCAGTGGTTACTATAGGT
This region includes:
- a CDS encoding amidohydrolase, which translates into the protein MKKLYLLALLFGAGQAWAQTDALKAQVAKKADALQPQLVTWRRDIHEHPELGNHETRTAALIAAHLKSLGIEVQTGVAKTGVVGILKGGKPGPVVALRADMDALPVTERVAIPFASKVKSTYNGAEVGVMHACGHDSHVAMLMGTAQVLSSMKSELHGTVKFIFQPAEEGAPFGEEGGAELMVKEGVLANPKVDVIFGLHINAQTEVGKITYRPGGTMAAVNDMQIVVKGRQSHGAYPWMSIDPIVVSAQIINNLQTIVSRNLNLTENAAVVTIGSINGGNRSNIIPEKVEMLGTLRALSKADEQMLIERVKTIATKTAEAAGATAEVKIPLSTHYPVTYNDPALTEKMLPTLQAVAGTNNVALKPAVTGAEDFSFYQEKVPGLFFFLGGMPKGTDPAKTAAHHTPDFYIDEGGFSLGVKALCDLTLDYMAGKGK
- a CDS encoding FAD-dependent oxidoreductase; amino-acid sequence: MLKKLLLCLIFSGFLGAYADTIKTDVVVVGGSASGVAAALQCARSKVKTILVEPGPWLGGEMTSGAMCIVEGNRALPSGIWGEYYKKVHQHYNKTPGYDTTARVPLRFEPQVGAAILKKMTDTVKNLTLKLNTSWKAVRKNGTGWELTITENGRTNTIHAQVLIDATETGDVATKAGVPFISGFDSRETTGEALAPEKAIPVIQDITWMAILKDYGSAADRTLLKPEGYDPARYECLKGKDLLRLVKGGKLANDKYMIKWSECANSYPTSVDLLSPEHREKYYHDMRLRTLCLVYYLQTAGGLKNFGLDEDFPTPDHLPSIPYMREYRRSTGRVRMVLDDIYTPYSRSSKLYRTSIAVGDASPGQHFVDARGPKTNYPPFPAYSVPMGAVVVKGFTNLLVTEKSISTTHLVNASTFYPSVQMAIGQGAGTIAAYCAFYKTTTDHLNVRAIQGELLDFKGYLLPFSDVALNDANFRAIQQVSATGLLQGIQHPEGKTASVLFKPDTLVYTAEIKPVLDEIYTRGFLWFNKEKPGEQFTVGNLLSFISEITLSEPKPLQTNLAKQWQSIYHFKQLFDLNRPVTRREFAVLANKYLNPFARTIDLSGKLVN